ATCGGTCAGAATACTTGGAAAAATGAACCCTCTTAAGTTTTTCAAAGGAATATTGCCAGCCAGTCTTGTGGCCTTCAGTACACAAAGTAGTTCGGGGACATTACCGGTAACGATAAAAAGCTCTGAAGATAATTTAGGTATAAAAAAGAAGGTATCAAGTTTTGTTTTGCCCTTAGGTGCTACCATTAATATGGATGGAACGTCACTTTATATAAGTGTAGCTACAGTGTTTGCTGCTCAGGCATACGGGGTCGATTTGTCTTTCAGCCAGATCTTGATGGTTGTTCTGATCGCAACCTTAGGCTCAATCGGGACAGCCGGAGTACCGGGAGCCGGTTTAATCATGTTAACGTGGACATTATCTACTGTTGGTTTACCTCTGGAAGCCATCGCATTAATTGCGGGGGTTGACCGTTTTATGGATATGTTCCGGACTTCGACGAATGTTACCGGTGATGCTGCAGCAGCTCTTTTCGTCAACACCACTGAAGATAAAGCCGATAGCAAAGCCGATAGAAATCTTGATTCTGCACAATCTTTTACGGGGTAAATCGCAAATGAAAATTTCTAATCAACAGTATAGGAAATGACTGAAGGAATGGTACAAGAGGTACTTTAACAGTTCAGAAAAAAAGGGTTGGTGTAATTACTGCAGTCAATCCTCATATAGGTTATGAAAGTGCAGCTTGCGAGAGGCTATCCTAACTGGAAAATAAGTTAGAAGAGAATTACTTAACTGTTTATTATCAGAAGAGGAGATTGAATGCATACTTGATCCGTATGAAATGACTAATCTAGGGATTTCTGGTACAAGATTAGTAGCTAATCGTGGGAAAACTGTAAATGGAGCTGATGTATGGTAATGCAGGTATTACAAAAAACACAGAAAATAGTTCGTTATCAGAATCATACTGGTAAAATATATTACGGAATTGTTGAGGATAATGAAATTTTACAATTGTCCAGTAATTTTACTGATATTGTAAAAAACGAATTAAAATTTGAAGGTGTAAGGCTTAAATACAGCGATGTGAGAATATTAGAGCCAGTATCTCCCTCAAAAGTTATTAATTTCGGCTGGACATATGCTGAACATGCAAAGGAGACTGGGGGAAACGCTTATCTCAAGGAACCATTTCTGTTTTTAAAGCCGACATCTTCCTTGATTCCAAATGAGGCGGAAGTCATTCTTCCTTCTAGTGATTTAACAAAACAAGTGGAAATGGAGGGTGAAGTCGCACTTGTTATTGGGAAACGTGGGAAAAATATAAAAGAAGAAGAAGCAATGGATTATATTTTTGGCTGTACCATTTTTAACGATATTACTGCAAGAGATCTTACGAAAACAGACCCTCAATTCACACGCGGAAAAGGCTTTGATACTTTTGGCCCAATGGGGCCGTGGATTGTAACTGGTTTAGATCCAACAAATTTAAGAATAGTCACAACTTTAAATGGCAAAGTTGTTCAGGAAGGTAATACTAATCAGATGTCATTTTCAATTCCTTTCCTTATCAGCTGGGTTTCTCAGATTATGACCCTAGAACCGGGTGATGTTCTAGCAACTGGTTCATCTTCAGGAAGTTGTCCAATGAATTCAGGTGACATGGTTCTTGTGGACGTAGAGTATATTGGTAAGTTACGTAACTATGTAAAATAACAAGTAAAAAACGATTAGAATGATCAACAAAATAGCAAGCAGAACTAGAACTAAAGAAAACGGTCTTGGAATATCACCATGCATCGAAAGATGAGAGTATTTAGATATTCTCGAAAAAAGGCTGTCTTTGGGATAAGTATTAAAATAGGGGTTGTGGCTGAGAAAGAACAACTAATATAAAAGAGTTATTTTTACACAGAACAACGATACTGTGAAAAATTATCTAACTAAGAGACGATTACTTTCTAAGTGATCGTCTCTTCATATTGTATGTGCCCACTATGTACATTACCTCTAGGGTTCAATTTCCGAAAGGCGAAGGTCGTTGTAGCCGCTAGTCGAAGGCAAGGGTACAGGGCTACCTGGAATCTGAAGGAAGCTGTAGACAAACATTCGTCCTAAGGAACACGGACCTTATAATAGGCTGACTTTCCGAGGAAACAGGTTCTAGCGCTTTCGACAAGAGGCATAAGAATGACCCATGGATTTGATTATCTTGAAATTGAGTCTTCAAGTAAAGGGGGGCTTATATGGAATGTTAGTCGTAACGAAAGGGTTTTTTGATTGTTAAAAAAAGTGATATTTTTGGTTTGTATAGCGATGGTTGTGTTAGTACTTGGAATGGTGGTAACTACACCATCCGAATCAGCCTTTAATAAATGGGTATCCGAAAAACACAATATAAAGTGTGAAGCAGATGGAAGTTGTTTTAATGGAAAAGTCAAATAAGGTTTAGTTCCTCTCATTTTAAAAGCGCCGGACTATTTGCTTCGCAGGAACAAAAATTTGAAGATCCTGATGGAGGAGAAACAATAGTTAGAACTTTAGGTGTGTTCGGTCAGTTAATTGAGATGGAGAACAGCAAACTATGGGAGGTCCTCAATTAGGTTTTATCTAACTGAGATAGGAATTTATCTCGAATTCAAGTCTTCAACAAACGGGGGCGAATATTGAATAAGGAGTTGTCGAATGCGACAGCTCTTATTGTGTTAAGAGCAGAAGAGTTGAAGAAGAAAAATATATAAAATATTGTTAAAATTTTAATTCGGCACAGGAGGGAATTATGATTGATAATATAGAACTGACACGATTTACATTAGTAGATGTTATTGAAAGGAAAATACATTTCACAAGAACAAATACTATATTCGATAAAACAGACTTTAAAGATAATGATGAAGGTGAAATGCTAGCTTATAATGAAATGTTGGTAGATGTTAAAGAAATGAAGGAAAATGAATTTGTAAACAAGTACCTAAATATAATAAAAAAACTTGCAGTACAGTTTGAAGACGAAGAATTCAATGATAAAAGGGAAGTAGAAAAAAAGTCAGGATACAATAATGCGATTATATCCATCTTGAAGTGTATTAACCCAATTTATGAGTATGACTTAGAAGATTAGTCATATCGTCTTATTGCACTAACGGGGGCAATAGTTGAAGAAGCCTTGGATTACCCTAAACATTTCTTGTTCTATAAACGGGCGCGTTTATTTAATAAGTCGTCCTTTTTTATGCTGCTATTGGATAAATTTTAAAGTAGTAAGACGACTTTCCACCAGTTGATAACAATTCTTTAATTGTTTAAATTCTTTTTCCTTCAGATTTTTCATATGGCAGATTTTATTTCGGATTGGAGTCAGTTGATAAAGTTGTTTTCGTTCCATTTCCGTGAAAAATTTCTGCAAGGGAGGGTATTTAGCGAAGTAAGGGATCAATTCGTGATAGTAGCAAGTCGCAAATGCATGCTTTTCCTGGGTTCGATGTTCCCAGGCAGTGCCGTAGGCAGCTAATAATTCAGCGGCTATCGTCTTGCGGAGGCTTGTCTCAATGGCATATAGGTATTGATAGGATTGGGTCATCAAAGAAAGAGTGTTCAATTATAATCACCGTCTTTTCTGAGGAATGGTTCGAAGTAAAGGGAAGGGTATGTGGAACAGATTATAGTAGTCTTAACAACCAGTATAGATGAAATTTGATCACTTTTGTAGTTGATTATATGGGGTTGAATCATGTTCTAAATAGTTTATCAATCTGCTGTGGGGTTTATATAAGGACTTTTAAAAAAAGAGACAGAAAATGCAGGGTAAGGCATGTTGAGAGGATGAGTGAATGTGCTGACACTTGAGGAATATATCGCTAGAAGGAAAAGAGAAGATCGTCTTAACGAATTTGATATTGATTCTAGAATGGATGATATGAAAACCTGTGTAAACTACGTCTTTGACTATTTCAATCAACATTTGGATGAATGGAGTATGAATGAGCAAACTGTTTTAAATAGTGAACGGTTACAAAAGTTCAAGAAACAATTAGGTCATTATGATCCTGATATCCAAGAATGGTTAGTCAATATTTATGATGAGTATGATAAACAGCTTAATCGTTCCATTATCAACTTCTTAAAGAAAGATGAGTTATTTCTCCTTTACCATACGGATAGTGAATTTAGAAATATCTCCTATGACTGCTATTCAGCGCTAATAAAGAAAAATCCTTTTTTAAAAGGTCAAACGGAGATGTTATTCAGGTTCATTAAGGGTTTTCACGACAAAGTTAGCGATGATATCAATGATGTGTATATAACGGAAGACGTAAACCAGTGGGTCGAAAGAACATGGATGAAATATAAAGTTAATATGTTTGCATTTGCTTCCAACTGGGTAAATCGCTTTTTTGATAATGAAAGTTTATGGCCAGTAAAACATAAAAGGAAGACCAATGAAAGTGGGAGAAAATATGAGTATGATATAAAACAAAAAAGTAATTTATTTAATATGAACCTGTTTTATAAGAAGGTATCCAATAAACCTTTTATAAAAGGAAAAAAACAGTTCATTGAAATATTACTGATGTGGTTTTGGTTGCAAGAGATCGATGACTCACAGAAAGAATACTGGGAAGAATATCTGGAGAAATCATTATCATAGCTGATTTGCCTGCATTGAATACTGCACTTAATTTGTACCAGCCCTGCAATCTTTTGTACCACTCCTTGCCGAGCTTTTTACCACCTTATGCAGAGTCGTTTACCAACCTCCTGTATACTGAATGAGCGTGCCCCTTTTTGGCATTACATTTGTTTACAGGAGGTTTTTTATGTTCCCATACCGCTACATGCTGGAATTGCATGGAGAAGAGCGAAGTCTACGCACCATCTCAAAACAAAGGAAGGAGGAGTTTAAGTGACATTGCAACAATTGAGATATGTGATTGAAGTGGCGAAGCAACGATCGATTAGTAAAGCTGCGCATCGATTGTTTATTAGTCAGCCGAGTCTGTCGAATGCGATTAAAGAATTGGAGAATGAACTGGGGATTGCGATTTTTTCTCGTACGAATAAGGGGATTGTTATTACGTCAGAGGGTTCGGAGTTTTTAGGTTACGCCAGGCAGGTGATTGAACAGACAGACTTGCTTGAAAACCGCTATGCCAATGCGGCTCAATCCCCGCAGCAGCATTTCTCTGTATCTGCCCAGCATTATGCCTTTGCGGTCAGTGCGTTTGTGAAGCTGTTGAAAAATTATAATCGGGATGAATATGAGTTTACGTTACGAGAGACGAGGACGTATGAAATAATTGATGATGTAAAAAACCTTCGTAGTGAAATTGGGATTTTGTATGTAAATGATTTTAACCAACAGGTCATTCGGAAGTTTCTGAGAGAAGGAAATTTAACGTTTCATGAGCTATTTCAGGCCAAGCCGCATGTGTTCATCAGTTCAACTAATCCACTCGCGGCTCAGAAGTATGTTACCTTAGCTGATTTGGATCCTTATCCGTATTTGTCATTTGAACAAGGGGACTATAATTCGTTTCATTTCTCCGAGGAGATATTAAGCACCATCTCAAGGCGCAAAAATATTCGTGTCAGTGATCGGGCCACGTTGTTTAACCTGCTGATAGGATTGAATGGATACACGATTTCCACAGGGGTAATCAGTTATGACATCAACGACGATGATATTGTGGCGGTGCCGCTTAAGGTGGATGAGAGCATTACAGTCGGGTATATTCAACATAAGAATGTGGCAAACAGCCCGCTGGCAACGATTTATATCAATTTCTTAAAGGAAACGATTGCCGAAGAACTAACTTTGCTATAGGTTAAAGCTATGACAAAGCATAGAATTTACGTGTTATGCTATACCATTATTCAATGCTACACTGACCCTACATTACTAAAGGAGAGGGTTAGCAGTGGGGAAAAGAAGTTTAGAACAAAGATTAAACGAAGGCACAGTCGTTGTAGCCGAAGGATATTTATTTGAAATGGAGCGCAGAGGTTATTTACAGGCAGGATCGTTTGTACCAGAAGTAGCGCTGGAGCACCCGGAGGCTTTAAAGCAAGTATATCGAGATTACATGAATGCCGGTTCAGATGTGGTTTTAGCTTTCACCTATAATGCCCACCGTGAAAAAATGAGAATTATAGGTAAAGAACATTTACATGAGCCGTTAAACCGGAGTGCGATTCGTTTGGCGAAGGAAGTGGCGAAAGAACATCCTACAGAAGAAGCGTTAGTTGCAGGCAACATTTCGAATACGAATATTTTTGATCCGGAAGATGCTGATTCTGCGGAAGAAGTAAGAAGTATATTTGCAGAAATGGCCACGTGGTGTAAAGAAGAAGGCGTCGATTTTATAAATGCGGAAACTTTTTATTACCATGAAGAGGCCGTTATTGCGCTAGAGGAAATTCAAAAACAAGGTCTGCCGGCAGTCGTTACATTAGGGCTGATGGGCGAAAATATACTGCGGGATGGTTATACCGTTGAAGAATCCTGTAAAATTCTTTCTGAAAAAGGTGCGTTAGTGGTTGGGATGAACTGTTTCCGCGGACCAAATACGATGCAGCCATACCTGAAGGGAATTAGAAATGAGGTAGAAGGATATGTCGGTGGATTGCCCATTCCATATCGCACGACAGAAGAACACCCGACGTTCTTCAACTTGCCCGATGGAGGATGCAGTTGTTCCTTGCCGACCGAAACCACGTTCCCGACATCCTTAGACCCGCTTTATCACAATCGGTACGAATTAGCGGAATGGGCGAAAGAAGCAAAAGATATTGGTATTAATTATATTGGTCTTTGCTGCGGGGCCTCACCTGCGATGATCAGAGCAGTAGCAGAAGCGATAGGATACGAAACTATTAATTCCAAATATTCACCGGATATGGAGAAACACTTCTTATTCGGGAAAGATAAAACGCTAAAGGGTCATAATCTAAACTACAGTAAAAAAGCATAAGTCATAAGGTGATCATTGAAAGAGGGTAAGCAGGAAAGCGATAATAAATATGTCTTTACTGGGGCGCTTCTTATTTGAACAAGATGGATGCATTCTTCATTAACTGAAGCTGCATCCATTTTTAAGACTGGTAAGGTCTCCGCAAAAGCTGGTACAAAAGATTGCATACGTGGTAAAAAACGCCCGCCGTACTCATGCATCAAGGAGTATTTCAAATTCAGTAAAATTCTTAAAGCTAATTTCTCAGCATTATAAGCGAGAAATTAGGCTTTTTTATTATGGGAAATTAGCATTTCCTTTATAAATCAAACTTTTACATCGGTTTTTATTAACAATACTCATTCGTTTATGATAAAATATTGTTGACATTGTCAACAAGGAGGCGTTTCACTTGAAGAAGTCGACAGCCTTTATTATGAAAGAGTTTTCCTTTTTGAAAAAATATCTGTCAGATGGTGATCTTAAAGTAACAGACGATGTATTTGCAACCCTATCCAATGTAGAAAAGACGTTTTTACAGTTAGCATGTTTTTATGAGGATCCTGACCATTCCTCGTTTAACTTAGCGATGGTGTATCAAAACTTGGATAATGACTGGTTAGAGGTGGCATTGGAGTCTTTATACATCTTCTTTTCGGAGGATACGTATCTTTTAAAAGATCCTTCTTTCTCTATCATGAGTGAGGGCGAGGAATACATGAACCAGGTCCAATTTGCGGATTATTTAAAGGAGAATGGCCTAAATTATGATCGGCGCAAGCTTAATGTGTATGTAAAAAGAGGAGTTGTTCCTGCGGCTGATTTAACATTGGCTGGTACAAAATACTGGGAAAGAGCCACCTGTGAAGCATTCCTGCAGCAGGAGAGAAAGAAAATGCCTTATTCATCTTCTCAAGTCTCTGAATAGTAAGCTGGAGCTTATTTGTTTGCTGTAGCAAACGTGTTGATAATGTATCAAACAGATGATAATTTAAATCATAAATGAAATTTCAATTACTGTAATTTTGGAATAACTGTAAGAGCATCAGTTTATTAGTTATGGGATATTGTCTATTTCCTTCACCGGTTTCACGTGGTACGTGCATCGGGTGATGTCTTAGGTTGTTCAGTGTATCAGTAAGAATGATCTAATTCTAAGAGGATTTTAGTAGTAAAGTGATATATTTTATAAATTGGATGGCAGTACAACAGACTGATCGAAAAGCAAAAGTCGCTTTCCGTCATTCTGTAAGTGTCGCTTCGGTATTAAACGCCCCGATAACCACGGATTGTAAGGGAGGACCCAACAATCCGTAGGTTCCTGTGTCGTTTGCCTGACGGCCATACCGAACGAGCCAGGAGAAAAATATCGCAGAAACCACCTCCACTTTTCAGAGGTTGATGGAATGGATCCGAAGAAGATTGCGCATGATTCGATGGAAAGAATGGAAACTGCCCAAAACAAGGAGGAAGAATCTTATCGCCTTAGGTGTAACACGATCGAAAGCGTATCAATGGGGAAATACAAGAAAAGGCTACTGACTTATTGCCCACAGCACCGTTCTTCACCACACGCTAAACGATCAATACTGGCGATGGATGGGATTAATGTCTTTAATATAAACACGTTTGATTTTCATGAAACCGCCGAATACGGATCCGTACGTTCGGTAGTGGGAGAGTACGGGGATTAGTCATCCCCTCCTATAACTGCTTCGTTAGTTTTAAGGACATTGCTACATTAATCTATATGTTTTTACCTATATTTATTGAAAAGATCATCAAATTATTACATTTTTAACACAACGTAAATATTATTAATGTTGGATATTTTTACATACTAATCTGTTGTGAAGAATTGACATAGTGGTAAAAATATTAACTTACTTCAATTTTTGGTTTCAAAAAACACAATATTAGTCTAAAATTTATTAGGTAATAATACATAGGAGGAAAGGTTTGTGAGTTTACGGAGTATCAACTTCTGTTTTATTGGATGCAAATCAAAAAGCAAAGGTACTTGAACTTGATGAAGATTTTATCAATCTTATTAAAGAAGCGTTGGAAGCTCAATTTGTACATAAATAAAATGTCATAACAACTTATGAGATAGCAGCGAAAAAGTCGTTGCTATTTTTTTTATTCTTTTGTAGGACTTTTGTAATCATTGTTGAATTATTAAAGATGGGAGGTGATAAACAATGGTGAAAGAGGTTGTTAATAATCAAGAGCTTCATATGATAAAAGCTAAAAACAGTGCACAGTTACAAACAGAATTGTACAAAGTTCTTAATTTTTATGGAAATAATGGAACTGAATATGCATTGATAACCCAAGTAAAACCACTAAATGATCATAAATTTATTGTAATTATAGATATAAACAAGCTGCAAAAATAGTAAATTTACCTTAAATTACCTAAGATATTAAAAATGTCAGTCTTCACGTTAAACTTCCTTAATTCATCGAAAGAAATGCCCCTCTTTATGGGAACAGTAGTTTACCCTTATCCTTTAAACAAACAATTTACTTTTCCCAAGCCTCATCCAAAATATTTTTCACTTCTTTTGTTTTCTTGGTGCTTCAATCATAACTCTCTTTGTTCAGATAGTAGGATTTTCACAAATTAAGATTGTCTTTATGTTAAATTGTCCTCTTATGCTAGAATAATAGCATAATTTGTAAAGGGAGGGGTTCTATGAAAATCGGAAAGTACATACTTTCGTTGGTGTTTGTTTTTACTTTGATAGCACCCGTTGTATCGGCCGATTCTCAACAATTCACAGATGTATCGTCCGGTTTTTGGGCTGAGAAGGAAATTGAATATTTAGCTGAAGAAGGCATCATTTCAGGTTATGAAGATGGGACATTTAGACCTAATGAGCCGGTAAAGCGTAGTCAAGCAGCATCGATGATTGTTGAAGCATTGGATTTAGACACCACAAATCGTCCTGCAGCTGATTTTAAAGATATTGATAATAGTTTTCATGCCTATGACGTAGCTGCCACTGTACAAGATGAAGGTATTATCGGTGGGCGGGATGGTCATTTTATGCCAAACAATGCTTTGACACGTGGTCAAATGGCAGCAGTGTTGAATCGTTCTTTTGATTTTGAACAGCCAGAAGGTACATATAATTTTGCTGATGTTGATGAAGAGGATACGTTTTATAATGATATTTCTACCATTGCAGAAGTCGGTGTGACAACAGGCTACTCTGAAGATAACACTTTCCGTCCAAATAATGAGACTACACGTGCCCAGTTTTCCGTATTCTTGGCAAGAGTTCTTGATTCAGAAAAGTTCGTCGAAGATGATGTCGCTTACCCGGCAGTTAACCTTGATGTCCATTTCATTGATGTTGGACAGGGAGACAGCATTCTACTAGAACCTAACGGCGGTGGTGGAAATATACTCATTGATGGAGGCCGAAAAGGAGAAGGCGAAACAGTCGTTCAATATTTAGAGGAGCAGGGAGTCAATGAATTAGAATGGGTTGTCGCTACACATCCTGATGCTGACCACATTGGTGGTTTGATTGATGTACTCAATGAAATTGAAGTTAAAAATGTCTTAGATAGCGGAAAAGAACACACCACTGATACTTACTTTGAATATCTAGAAACAATTGATGAAAAAAATATAAATTTTGAAGTAGCAGAAGAAGGAGATTATTTAGATACAGTAACAGCAGAAATCCAAATTCTTAATGGATATAATGACAGCAGTGATTTAAACGAATCTTCTATTGTTTTGCATACGACTTATGGGGAAACTACAGCCCTATTTACTGGTGATGCTACTGTAGATAACGAGGCAGAAATGATTGAGGAATATAATGTGGAAGCAGATGTTTTAAAGGTTGGACATCATGGAGCTGCAACTTCTACAAGTGCAGAATTCGTTGAGGCAGTTGATCCTGAAATGGCTATTCTTTCGTACGGAGAAAATAGTTATGGACATCCAGACGCAGATGTAGTGGATCGTCTCAGAAATGCAGATGT
This DNA window, taken from Alteribacillus bidgolensis, encodes the following:
- a CDS encoding LysR family transcriptional regulator, whose translation is MTLQQLRYVIEVAKQRSISKAAHRLFISQPSLSNAIKELENELGIAIFSRTNKGIVITSEGSEFLGYARQVIEQTDLLENRYANAAQSPQQHFSVSAQHYAFAVSAFVKLLKNYNRDEYEFTLRETRTYEIIDDVKNLRSEIGILYVNDFNQQVIRKFLREGNLTFHELFQAKPHVFISSTNPLAAQKYVTLADLDPYPYLSFEQGDYNSFHFSEEILSTISRRKNIRVSDRATLFNLLIGLNGYTISTGVISYDINDDDIVAVPLKVDESITVGYIQHKNVANSPLATIYINFLKETIAEELTLL
- a CDS encoding S-layer homology domain-containing protein — protein: MKIGKYILSLVFVFTLIAPVVSADSQQFTDVSSGFWAEKEIEYLAEEGIISGYEDGTFRPNEPVKRSQAASMIVEALDLDTTNRPAADFKDIDNSFHAYDVAATVQDEGIIGGRDGHFMPNNALTRGQMAAVLNRSFDFEQPEGTYNFADVDEEDTFYNDISTIAEVGVTTGYSEDNTFRPNNETTRAQFSVFLARVLDSEKFVEDDVAYPAVNLDVHFIDVGQGDSILLEPNGGGGNILIDGGRKGEGETVVQYLEEQGVNELEWVVATHPDADHIGGLIDVLNEIEVKNVLDSGKEHTTDTYFEYLETIDEKNINFEVAEEGDYLDTVTAEIQILNGYNDSSDLNESSIVLHTTYGETTALFTGDATVDNEAEMIEEYNVEADVLKVGHHGAATSTSAEFVEAVDPEMAILSYGENSYGHPDADVVDRLRNADVELYSTYESGDIEVSLSHQRPIIQEEKWTGDGEGEVSEPEPTPEPDPEPTPGVININTAGYEELQEITGVGPTIAERIIEYRDTYGDFESIEEIMNVSGIAEGRFEEMKDEITV
- a CDS encoding group II intron maturase-specific domain-containing protein translates to MAETTSTFQRLMEWIRRRLRMIRWKEWKLPKTRRKNLIALGVTRSKAYQWGNTRKGY
- a CDS encoding fumarylacetoacetate hydrolase family protein yields the protein MVMQVLQKTQKIVRYQNHTGKIYYGIVEDNEILQLSSNFTDIVKNELKFEGVRLKYSDVRILEPVSPSKVINFGWTYAEHAKETGGNAYLKEPFLFLKPTSSLIPNEAEVILPSSDLTKQVEMEGEVALVIGKRGKNIKEEEAMDYIFGCTIFNDITARDLTKTDPQFTRGKGFDTFGPMGPWIVTGLDPTNLRIVTTLNGKVVQEGNTNQMSFSIPFLISWVSQIMTLEPGDVLATGSSSGSCPMNSGDMVLVDVEYIGKLRNYVK
- a CDS encoding homocysteine S-methyltransferase family protein; the protein is MGKRSLEQRLNEGTVVVAEGYLFEMERRGYLQAGSFVPEVALEHPEALKQVYRDYMNAGSDVVLAFTYNAHREKMRIIGKEHLHEPLNRSAIRLAKEVAKEHPTEEALVAGNISNTNIFDPEDADSAEEVRSIFAEMATWCKEEGVDFINAETFYYHEEAVIALEEIQKQGLPAVVTLGLMGENILRDGYTVEESCKILSEKGALVVGMNCFRGPNTMQPYLKGIRNEVEGYVGGLPIPYRTTEEHPTFFNLPDGGCSCSLPTETTFPTSLDPLYHNRYELAEWAKEAKDIGINYIGLCCGASPAMIRAVAEAIGYETINSKYSPDMEKHFLFGKDKTLKGHNLNYSKKA
- the sda gene encoding sporulation histidine kinase inhibitor Sda → MDANQKAKVLELDEDFINLIKEALEAQFVHK